A region of Chitinophaga horti DNA encodes the following proteins:
- a CDS encoding PD-(D/E)XK motif protein codes for MVDVKSLWSDQKPDATIVVRTKIDIPGLNCFVATNNVTGQWLYIMSVSKSLEIPELKSYRFKGIEIFDIELEDRTEITIYLLEDELSDVFALFIQNVVDDIIDVATESDALAKTLKVVEKWKKLFDTINFSGLRVEQQKGLCGELLFINWLLDNQKKIAPVLNGWTGVDFGDKDFVFGATGVEVKLTSSKYPKVSISSERQLDTLNIDELYLVLYIAEEVRQNGFTLNSLISQIRLKIAGSPGELKLFNEKLLVAGYMDDHASYYGKMYALKQMLTFAVTGGFPRITRDILPPGVYDTAYFIELSAAAPFSVLPDEILKKVY; via the coding sequence ATGGTGGATGTAAAATCACTTTGGTCGGATCAAAAGCCGGATGCAACAATAGTTGTCAGAACAAAAATTGACATTCCCGGCTTAAATTGCTTTGTAGCAACTAACAATGTTACAGGTCAATGGTTGTATATCATGTCCGTTTCAAAAAGTCTGGAAATACCTGAGTTGAAAAGTTATCGCTTCAAAGGAATTGAGATTTTTGATATTGAACTAGAAGATAGGACGGAAATAACTATTTATTTGCTGGAGGATGAGCTTAGCGACGTTTTTGCATTATTCATTCAGAACGTAGTGGACGACATTATTGACGTCGCCACAGAGAGTGATGCACTCGCAAAAACACTTAAAGTAGTTGAAAAATGGAAAAAGCTGTTTGATACCATTAATTTCAGCGGCTTAAGGGTTGAACAGCAAAAGGGACTGTGTGGAGAGCTGCTGTTCATCAACTGGTTGCTCGACAATCAGAAGAAGATAGCTCCTGTTCTCAATGGATGGACGGGAGTCGATTTTGGGGATAAGGATTTCGTTTTCGGAGCAACAGGGGTAGAGGTAAAACTGACATCTTCTAAGTATCCGAAAGTTAGTATTAGCAGTGAAAGGCAACTTGATACGCTGAATATCGACGAGCTATATCTAGTATTATATATTGCTGAAGAGGTTAGGCAGAATGGATTTACTTTAAATTCACTCATTTCGCAGATCAGGTTAAAAATCGCCGGGTCGCCTGGTGAGCTTAAGCTCTTTAATGAGAAGTTGCTGGTCGCCGGATATATGGACGATCATGCCAGTTATTACGGTAAGATGTACGCGCTTAAACAGATGCTGACCTTTGCGGTTACAGGCGGTTTTCCGCGGATAACCCGGGATATTCTTCCTCCGGGCGTTTATGATACAGCTTATTTCATAGAATTATCTGCCGCAGCCCCCTTTTCAGTGCTTCCGGACGAAATCCTTAAAAAAGTCTATTGA
- a CDS encoding AIPR family protein, with product MERALRSYIDELKSEVSSLVYSDGEGVSFEDKFTEYCIAVFEQIGKSEGARALSYIHPNNQGGIDWKINGYCLKDSFKEENGKTYFGTLDLFITSYRTDNYEYNITKDEYLKSLAQVKRFINAALKRHINYIDPSNTELNELVKAIGKQGTDFDRINVYYLINGFSNHEKERIEIAGIDIYVHTWDISRLFKINESNSVHEPIEIDFEAFSADGKGLQCLQVPNIDELYDCYLAIVPGVVLAKLYKEYSNELLESNVRAFLGQTGVYNKGIKDTIRTKPHMFLPYNNGITATAESVETKIDENRLVITRLNDFQIVNGGQTTASLYHTQKKFKDADLSRIFVQMKLTVIKDRNQKNLEVPNISRFANSQNKVSELDLSSNNPYFIQIENMSRKKYVINPENRNQSYLWFFERANGQYRETLNKQSPSDQKKFKEQNPSQLKFVKSDVAKFINLWEQEPHFVSQGSQKNFNHFIKKISDKVAKNRLPGDNFYKKLIANAILFRTTDKLFGRKNADAIGDTNLKSFTVAYTISFFYFLTGNRIDLWKIYEAQKVDDVISDTLRKLLIFVHRHLIAEANNTLISEYAKRESSWKKLKDAVFMEDLLITLDEHLISEEEKEQREIELEVDSSSEDNIFLVSEIRKMGIKFWDGFLTYIAKVNPDGFDYVTAFDILKKLKEDKNLMSREVSFGAKVISYVQQHPDLVAEIKALSKMEEREELDIKFIYDRLSLLSKEEWRRIFDLASQTKIFNSLELANVNSVQAALIKKGAVKEQAVIKAYESLQKLSKYGISI from the coding sequence ATGGAAAGAGCATTAAGAAGCTACATAGATGAGCTAAAATCTGAGGTGTCCTCTCTTGTTTATTCTGATGGTGAAGGTGTAAGTTTCGAGGATAAATTCACAGAATACTGTATCGCTGTTTTTGAACAGATCGGGAAATCTGAGGGTGCAAGAGCGCTGTCATATATTCATCCAAATAATCAGGGTGGCATAGATTGGAAGATTAATGGCTATTGCCTGAAAGATTCCTTTAAAGAGGAAAATGGTAAAACTTACTTTGGTACGCTCGATTTATTTATTACCAGCTATCGTACCGACAACTATGAGTACAATATTACTAAGGACGAATATCTGAAGTCACTTGCGCAAGTAAAGCGTTTTATCAATGCTGCTTTGAAAAGACATATAAATTATATAGATCCGTCTAATACTGAACTGAACGAACTTGTCAAGGCGATCGGCAAGCAAGGGACTGACTTCGATAGGATCAACGTCTACTATCTGATAAACGGCTTTTCGAATCACGAGAAGGAGAGGATTGAGATCGCTGGAATCGATATCTACGTTCATACATGGGATATTTCCCGGCTCTTTAAAATAAATGAATCCAATAGTGTGCATGAGCCGATTGAGATCGATTTTGAAGCCTTTTCTGCCGACGGGAAGGGGTTACAGTGCCTGCAGGTTCCAAACATTGATGAACTTTACGATTGTTATCTTGCAATTGTACCGGGAGTAGTATTGGCTAAGCTCTATAAAGAATACTCCAATGAACTGTTGGAAAGTAACGTGCGTGCTTTTTTGGGACAAACTGGCGTTTACAACAAAGGTATAAAAGATACGATCCGCACCAAGCCACATATGTTTTTACCCTATAATAATGGAATAACTGCTACCGCTGAGAGTGTTGAGACGAAAATTGACGAAAATAGACTGGTGATCACCAGGCTGAACGACTTTCAGATTGTAAATGGAGGACAGACGACGGCATCTCTCTATCACACTCAAAAAAAATTCAAGGATGCAGACCTAAGCAGGATTTTTGTTCAGATGAAACTTACAGTCATTAAGGACAGGAATCAGAAAAATCTGGAAGTGCCCAATATCTCAAGATTCGCCAACAGCCAGAATAAGGTTTCCGAACTGGATCTGTCATCCAACAATCCATATTTTATTCAGATTGAGAATATGTCCCGCAAAAAGTATGTCATCAATCCCGAAAACAGGAATCAATCCTATCTTTGGTTCTTCGAGCGGGCTAACGGGCAGTATCGTGAGACGTTGAATAAACAATCGCCGTCCGACCAGAAAAAGTTCAAGGAGCAAAACCCTTCACAGCTGAAATTTGTGAAGTCTGACGTAGCAAAGTTTATCAACTTGTGGGAGCAGGAGCCACATTTTGTCTCACAGGGCTCTCAAAAAAATTTCAATCACTTTATCAAAAAAATCAGTGATAAGGTTGCAAAAAATAGGCTTCCCGGGGATAATTTCTACAAAAAGCTGATTGCTAATGCTATCCTTTTCAGGACGACCGATAAACTTTTTGGTAGGAAGAACGCAGATGCGATTGGCGACACAAACTTAAAATCGTTTACGGTAGCCTACACCATTTCATTTTTCTATTTTCTGACCGGAAATCGTATAGATCTCTGGAAGATATACGAGGCACAAAAGGTGGATGATGTTATATCAGATACTTTAAGGAAGCTTCTCATCTTTGTACATCGTCATCTGATTGCAGAAGCTAACAATACGCTGATATCTGAGTATGCAAAAAGGGAATCTTCATGGAAAAAATTGAAGGATGCCGTGTTTATGGAAGACCTGCTTATAACATTGGACGAACATTTGATTTCTGAAGAAGAAAAGGAGCAACGGGAAATTGAGCTGGAGGTTGATTCAAGCTCTGAGGATAATATTTTCCTTGTAAGTGAGATTCGAAAAATGGGCATTAAGTTCTGGGATGGTTTCCTCACTTACATTGCAAAAGTTAATCCAGACGGTTTTGATTATGTAACTGCTTTTGACATATTGAAAAAATTAAAGGAGGATAAAAACCTTATGTCAAGAGAAGTGTCTTTCGGAGCGAAGGTGATATCTTATGTTCAGCAACATCCGGACCTGGTGGCCGAAATAAAAGCACTGTCCAAAATGGAGGAGCGGGAGGAGTTAGATATTAAATTTATTTATGACAGGCTTTCATTATTGTCAAAGGAAGAATGGCGAAGAATTTTTGATCTGGCCAGTCAGACGAAGATATTCAATAGCCTGGAACTGGCTAACGTCAATTCTGTGCAGGCGGCTTTGATAAAGAAAGGTGCTGTAAAAGAACAAGCGGTAATAAAAGCGTATGAGTCTCTTCAAAAGCTTTCGAAGTACGGAATTAGCATCTAG